A stretch of Telopea speciosissima isolate NSW1024214 ecotype Mountain lineage chromosome 11, Tspe_v1, whole genome shotgun sequence DNA encodes these proteins:
- the LOC122645545 gene encoding nuclear nucleic acid-binding protein C1D-like yields MEKGGESHIIPKNVIDAVKRSLVNVEELRVHLLEFLALCEPNVLAEMAPLQRAQVLLMLTRATSTLYTLWLRSSGVHPDDHPVTTELERLSLYYDKLERCMDLSRAPLRPSTTLNYQAATRFIEHSLPGLTPVQRQSMRDLSRGEGAKNKFSEVRSSRKKRKCQSSEKQSVRAAAQEFLEKAAKELLGDNKGDLKGPLRMEGLDEEDMPMS; encoded by the exons AtggaaaaaggaggagagagccATATAATTCCGAAAAATGTTATAGATGCAGTGAAGAGAAGCCTAGTAAACGTGGAGGAGCTCAGAGTCCACTTGCTCGAGTTCTTGGCTCTCTGTGAACCAAATGTTCTCGCTGAAATGGCTCCTCTCCAGCGAGCTcaagtgcttctgatgcttaCTAGGGCTACTTCGACACTCTATACAT TGTGGTTGAGGAGTAGTGGAGTTCACCCAGATGATCATCCAGTTACAACAGAGCTC GAGAGACTAAGTTTGTACTATGATAAACTAGAACGGTGTATGGATTTGAGCAGAG CACCATTGCGACCTTCCACTACCTTGAATTATCAGGCGGCAACTCGTTTCATCGAGCATTCCTTGCCTGGTCTTACTCCAG TGCAAAGGCAAAGTATGAGGGACTTAAGTAGAGGAGAGGGGGCAAAGAATAAGTTCTCTGAAGTTAGGAGTTCccgaaagaagaggaaatgccAATCATCTGAGAAACAATCTGTTCGGGCTGCTgctcaagaatttcttgagaaAGCAGCCAAGGAGCTTCTTGGTGATAACAAAGGTGACCTGAAAGGGCCTCTGCGAATGGAGGGTTTGGATGAAGAAGACATGCCTATGAGTTAA